The following coding sequences lie in one Rutidosis leptorrhynchoides isolate AG116_Rl617_1_P2 chromosome 6, CSIRO_AGI_Rlap_v1, whole genome shotgun sequence genomic window:
- the LOC139855233 gene encoding uncharacterized protein produces MDIKEINVENGRSDVIIAFDELLQLKNLEKIHAKRCELLRKIFEVELEVTDSKFNNESQTIVVKLPKLREVVLEELENLNYLWKNNKWRQLELPNLTRLSIHNCNWLDDVFATSMVSTFMQLQELHVTHCRFIKVIVHKDDDFERIVLPCLKSLKLEHLRYMKGFCLWEKEFLLPSLSTLVIKQKVIETNEGFIDIGEQDINSFIITNKQQGRHFGSQEDE; encoded by the exons ATGGATATTAAAGAAATAAATGTGGAAAACGGAAGAAGCGATGTGATTATTGCATTCGACGAGTTGTTACAACTGAAAAATCTCGAAAAGATCCATGCAAAGAGGTGTGAACTGTTGAGGAAGATTTTTGAAGTAGAATTGGAAGTGACAGATAGTAAATTTAACAATGAATCACAAACTATTGTTGTGAAACTTCCAAAACTAAGAGAGGTGGTCTTAGAAGAGCTTGAAAATTTGAATTATTTATGGAAGAACAATAAGTGGAGACAATTAGAGTTACCGAACCTGACAAGACTTTCTATTCACAATTGTAATTGGTTAGACGATGTATTTGCAACTTCAATGGTTAGTACTTTCATGCAACTCCAAGAGCTACATGTCACACATTGCAGATTTATAAAGGTAATTGTACACAAAGATGATGACTTTGAGCGAATAGTGTTACCTTGTCTAAAGTCCTTAAAACTTGAACATCTTCGATATATGAAAGGATTTTGCTTATGGGAGAAGGAGTTTCTGTTGCCATCATTGAGTACATTGGTAATCAAACAAAAGGTAATAGAGACAAATGAAGGCTTTATTGATATAGGGGAACAAGACATCAACTCCTTTATAATCACCAATAAACAACAG GGACGCCATTTTGGAAGCCAGGAAGATGAATAA
- the LOC139851384 gene encoding uncharacterized protein has product MVEKMVIKECKSMKEVFATTVENNDNGCHSTISDQETGAVNTPVSIPRHGNITAHKLSNLKTLHIIKCDSLEYIFTFSTLESLKNLKEIRIRYCKAMRVIVREEEGDQTTTTTPNNKEVVVFPRVEVIELLSLSNLEGFFTGIEEFQWPLLNDVYIERCPKMAAFTCSKSIAPRLKYVEYRILGKLSPERYNFYMTSPSPDQRVQLPDLQFQMMRNLSL; this is encoded by the exons ATGGTTGAAAAGATGGTGATAAAAGAATGCAAGTCAATGAAGGAGGTATTTGCAACTACGGTAGAAAACAACGATAATGGGTGTCATAGTACTATCTCTGACCAAGAAACTGGTGCTGTCAATACGCCTGTTTCAATTCCTAGACATGGAAACATTACTGCTCATAAACTGTCAAACCTAAAGACGTTGCATATCATTAAATGTGACAGTTTGGAATATATATTCACATTTTCCACGCttgaaagccttaaaaatcttaaaGAGATAAGAATAAGATACTGCAAGGCAATGAGAGTAATTGTGAGGGAGGAAGAAGGAGACCAAACTACTACGACAACACCTAATAATAAGGAGGTTGTGGTGTTTCCACGTGTGGAAGTAATTGAACTGCTCTCTCTATCAAACCTTGAAGGTTTCTTCACGGGGATAGAAGAATTCCAATGGCCATTATTGAATGATGTTTACATTGAACGATGCCCCAAAATGGCAGCTTTCACATGTAGTAAGTCAATAGCTCCGAGGCTCAAGTATGTGGAATATCGAATCCTCGGAAAACTTAGTCCTGAACGTTATAACTTCTATATGACGTCCCCTTCACCTGATcag AGAGTGCAACTTCCTGACCTGCAATTTCAAATGATGAGAAACCTCTCTCTTTAA